Proteins encoded by one window of Martelella endophytica:
- the rho gene encoding transcription termination factor Rho — MSQMKLQELKSKTPTDLLAFAESLEVEGASTMRKQELMFAILKVLATQEVEIIGEGVVEVLQDGFGFLRSANANYLPGPDDIYISPSQIRRFALKTGDTVEGPIRGPKEGERYFALLKVNTINSDDPEKIRHKVHFDNLTPLYPDERFNMELDNPTSKDLSPRVIDLVAPLGKGQRGLIVAPPRTGKTVLLQNIAHSITANHPECFLIVLLIDERPEEVTDMQRSVKGEVVSSTFDEPAARHVQVAEMVIEKAKRLVEHGRDVVILLDSITRLGRAYNTVVPSSGKVLTGGVDANALQRPKRFFGAARNIEEGGSLTIIATALIDTGSRMDEVIFEEFKGTGNSEIVLDRKVADKRIFPAMDILKSGTRKEDLLVPRQDLQKIFVLRRILAPMGTTDGIEFLIDKLKQTKNNAEFFDSMNT; from the coding sequence ATGTCGCAAATGAAGCTCCAGGAACTGAAGAGCAAAACGCCGACCGATCTCCTTGCCTTTGCCGAATCTCTCGAGGTTGAAGGCGCGAGCACGATGCGCAAGCAGGAACTGATGTTTGCCATCCTGAAAGTGCTCGCCACACAGGAAGTCGAGATCATCGGCGAGGGCGTCGTGGAAGTGCTGCAGGATGGCTTCGGCTTCCTGCGCTCGGCCAACGCCAACTATCTTCCGGGTCCGGACGATATCTATATTTCCCCTTCGCAGATCCGCCGTTTCGCGCTCAAGACCGGTGATACGGTCGAAGGACCGATCCGCGGGCCGAAGGAGGGCGAGCGCTATTTCGCGCTGCTGAAGGTCAACACGATCAATTCCGACGATCCGGAAAAGATCCGCCACAAGGTCCACTTCGACAATCTGACGCCGCTTTATCCGGACGAGCGCTTCAACATGGAGCTCGACAATCCGACGTCGAAGGATCTGTCGCCGCGCGTCATCGATCTGGTGGCGCCGCTCGGCAAGGGCCAGCGTGGCCTGATCGTCGCGCCGCCGCGCACGGGTAAGACGGTTCTCCTGCAGAACATCGCCCATTCGATCACCGCCAACCATCCGGAATGCTTCCTGATCGTGCTGCTCATCGACGAGCGCCCCGAGGAAGTGACCGACATGCAGCGTTCGGTGAAGGGCGAGGTCGTTTCCTCCACCTTTGACGAGCCGGCTGCCCGCCACGTCCAGGTTGCCGAAATGGTCATCGAGAAGGCGAAGCGCCTTGTCGAACATGGCCGCGATGTCGTCATCCTCCTTGACTCGATCACCCGTCTCGGCCGTGCCTACAACACCGTCGTGCCGTCTTCCGGCAAGGTGCTGACCGGTGGTGTCGACGCCAACGCCCTGCAGCGGCCGAAGCGCTTCTTCGGTGCGGCCCGCAACATCGAGGAAGGCGGTTCGCTGACCATCATCGCGACCGCGCTGATCGATACCGGCAGCCGCATGGACGAAGTCATCTTCGAAGAGTTCAAGGGTACCGGCAACTCGGAAATCGTGCTCGACCGCAAGGTCGCCGACAAGCGCATCTTCCCGGCCATGGATATCCTCAAGTCCGGTACGCGTAAGGAAGACCTTCTGGTTCCGCGTCAGGACCTGCAGAAGATTTTCGTCCTTCGCCGTATCCTCGCCCCGATGGGCACGACCGATGGTATCGAGTTCCTGATCGACAAGCTGAAGCAGACGAAGAACAATGCGGAGTTCTTCGACTCGATGAACACCTGA